In Dasypus novemcinctus isolate mDasNov1 chromosome 10, mDasNov1.1.hap2, whole genome shotgun sequence, one DNA window encodes the following:
- the LOC111758711 gene encoding olfactory receptor 51I2-like: MSSSTILTVIRMEKSSHEPMYFFLSMLAVSGLSLCVTTLPTILKLFWFSAHDIDLDACLTQMYLILISLMESGILLSTAFDCYVAIFKPLKYNAILNNASTVKIFAAFFLWVIIVLIPGPVLIKRLNFCEANVLSHSYCLHPDIIKLSCPDHHINSVLGLAVTFGVDSVLILLSYVKILTTVLGIASLEKRVKALNTCVSHICAMLLVYIPCWACPSFTALESLPLLCFRSAWAKSTYWCLLCSTQLSTGIKTCVICTRILGIFKNMSNNRY, from the coding sequence ATGAGCAGCAGCACTATATTGACAGTGATCAGGATGGAAAAATCATCTCATgaacccatgtatttcttcctttccatgctGGCTGTCAGTGGTCTGAGCCTCTGTGTTACCACTTTACCTACTATTCTTAAGCTTTTCTGGTTCAGTGCTCATGATATAGACTTAGATGCATGCCTTACCCAGATGTACTTAATTCTTATCTCCTTGATGGAGTCAGGTATCCTACTGTCTACGGCATTTGACTGCTATGTAGCCATCTTTAAGCCTCTTAAATACAATGCCATCCTCAACAATGCCTCCACTGTGAAAATTTTTGCTGCATTTTTCTTATGGGTAATCATTGTTCTCATCCCAGGCCCTGTTCTCATTAAGCGACTAAACTTTTGTGAGGCCAATGTGCTTTCCCATTCCTACTGTCTACACCCAGATATTATTAAGCTCTCCTGCCCTGACCACCATATTAATAGCGTCTTAGGACTTGCTGTCACATTTGGGGTTGATTCTGTGCTCATCCTGCTCTCCTATGTAAAGATCCTGACCACAGTCCTGGGCATTGCCTCCCTGGAGAAACGAGTCAAGGCCCTCAACACATGTGTTTCCCACATCTGTGCTATGTTGCTGGTCTATATCCCCTGTTGGGCGTGTCCATCATTCACCGCTTTGGAAAGCCTGCCCCTCCTGTGCTTCAGGTCAGCGTGGGCTAAGTCTACTTATTGGTGCCTCCTGTGCTCAACCCAGTTGTCTACTGGCATCAAAACCTGTGTGATATGCACCCGCATTCTAGGGATTTTCAAGAACATGTCAAACAATAGATATTAG